The following is a genomic window from Drosophila busckii strain San Diego stock center, stock number 13000-0081.31 chromosome 2L, ASM1175060v1, whole genome shotgun sequence.
CATCGCGACCCAGTACGCTGATAATATCGTCCTTATCGAACGATAGCTCATCATCATTTTGTGCTTTGTACGGATAGAGCGCAATCACTTTGTCTGCAattaagcttattaattttcagTCTACATATTTCGGCTACAACCAAGACGCACCCAAGATTGTTTCGGTCATCTCGATGCGACTGCCAGAGACGGGAGTATTGCGACCGCTGTTGCGTCCGCCCTGCAGCACTTTAACATAAGTGGCAGGGAACCAGCCAATTTGCCGGCGTCTGCCCTTGGCCTGCAGCTCACCCTCCCACCAGCCGGAGTCGGTCTTTTTGCGTATCATAATCAGCTGGCCGCGAGTCAGCGACAACTGCTCGCTGCTCGTGGCTTCGTAGGGCGCTATGACTTGTGCTATCTCCGAACGCTTGGCGCGCATGCCCTGCAATAAACGAATGTAACAATTAGCAAAATAACTTGGCAGTGTGCACTATAAATAaccattatatatatatatatatttgtatatgcaaaTCAACTATTTACGGGTGTCATGGAAGAAGTGCGTGACATGGGCCGGCTGTAGCTCTCTGCCGGTTCGGTCTGTGACTTGGACTGTGTGTTTATCTGTGAGACTTCAGTGTCGAGATCTTCATTGGTGGGCGCCTCCTCCAACTCAGCGGGCTGTGCTTGCGGTGGTGGCTGTGACTGTAACTGTTGCACCGCCTCCTGCAGCTCCGGCTGCTGCACGGCATAGGCAGCATTACTTCCATTGTATGTCAACTCCTGAGCAGCGTGCAGCGTGTTTAATGCAAATGTTCAATTTGGGTGTTGAGTTATATTGTGTGTTGGGGGCCGATGAGAAGCATTGGATTAGTAGATGAGAGCACATGAGGGTTGGTTAAAAACGCATTACATATTGGGGAACTctattatatatagtacaaTCTCGATAGTAAGGACACCACTCGGACTTAATTACAAgtttacaaaattcaaaagaCAAAAGTTCAAGAAATTCATAATGTTTATGCTTGTCTGAATTATCGAGTTTGAACTGTATGTCGGCTGCACTCACCTGATCTACAGTTTcagtaacagcagctgcagcagatgAAGCCTCagtggcgctggcgctggtgcTGACGGCAGCTGTTCCCCCCACATCAGCCTTTTGCACATAGTTTGAGGGAAACATGCCAGTGCGATTGCCAATGGTGCCTGTCCACCATTCGCCCTCCTTTTTGATAACCATCACCATCTCACCGGCACCGAAGCTGAGGTCTCCGTCCTCAGCAGATTCATAAGGATATGCGGCTATATAATATTCAATGTCGCCagctgcaacagttgttgACTCAGGCAGCATGCTATTGTCGTTGTAGCTATCGGCTACAGGTACAGCTTCTGCGGCTTCGGCAACAGCTGGCACAGCCgactgctcctcctcctccagtTTCTCGACATAAGATTCGGGAAACCAGCCAGTATGACCATTGATTTCAcccgccagccagccaggctcGGCGTTCTGCTCAAATGGCACCAATATAATGTCTCCTGGCACAAATGTTATCTCCTCGGCATTACGTGCCGTGAACTCATAGACAGCGCGATACTTAACAAAGCCTTCTGGCGCTGGTCCACTGTcatccacagcagcagcagcagcacccgctgtttcagcaacagctgcgcttGACTCACTGGCCAGGCCATAGCTGGAGTAGGCATCCACTGCGGCGGGCACACTGGCTGCCGCAGTGCTGCCCCATGCACTGCCAGTATCCCAAGCTGAGCTGGCACTAATGCTAGCTGCTTCATTCTTGCGATTGTATTTCAATTCCAGCACAGATGTTCGCTCAACATCGTACTCCTTGTACAGCTCCTCACACTTGGCAATCAAAGCGGACAGCTCGCCTTTGAGCTCGGTCATGGTCACATCGTTCGAATTGAGATCCTCCTTCTTGCTTTCGATTTCCTTGCCAATGTTCTCCACTTTGTCTTTAATTTGCTTGATCagcagctatataaataaaagaaagtatatacaaattaatagctGTTGTATTCACTGTTGCCTGCTTAAGTTACCTGCTTGTGTGCAAAGGCAGCATTAAGCTGCTCCTGCTGAGCTGCATCGCCAGTCAAACCGGCACCGCTGGCCTTGCTCTTAGCATCCCATTTCGAGCGCTCTTGCGtgagttgcagcagcttggcattTTGCTCTTTGATGCGCGCCTTCAGCTGCGCCATTTCGCTCATCGAAGTATCGCGCTGAGTGCGCATGCCATCAATAACCGATTTCACATTGGTTACACCAGCGCGTGTATCGCAAATCTTTTGCGACAAATCTTTGATCTAgggaaaaagaaaatttagtAAGCCACTCGGCGTATTTATTTGCTCTTCAATCAACCTTTTCGTTCAGCGTGCTGAGCTCCACATTCAGCTGTGTATTGTGTGCCTTTTGCTTGAGAACGCGCTCTTGCTCCCGTTGCTTCTGTGCGTTCATTTCGGCAATGCGGGCTTGCTCCCATTCCAGCTGGCGCTGCTTCTCTAGTTccctgcaaaataaaatgaaaagtaagCAAGCATTAGATGCTTCTGTATGGCGAGAGTTTGTGTCGTCAACTCACTTTCTAGCTGCTTCCTTGGCTTCAAGTTCACGTTTACGCTGCTCTTCTTTTTCCAATTCGATTTCACGCTGACGCTGCAGCTGTCGTTCCAGCTCctcttgctgcttgcgctctGCTTCCAGACGTGCCTTCTCACGTTTCTCAACTTCCTCGCGCTCTTTACGCTCACGCTCCTCGCGCTCCTTCCGCTGCTGGTCCTCAATTAACTTGCGCCTGCGATCTAGCTCCACTTTGCCCTTCTCATAGTTCTCTTTGCGCTTGTCCTCAAACGAGtctgcaaaatacaaaaaatgtcaGCTTCAATGATcaatttaaagcacaaaatttacTTACTCTGTGGCAAGCCCGCAGCAGCATCAATGTCCGCCATAACGGCGCCTTGTGATGAAACCGACGCATGTCGCGAGGCTGGCTGAGATCCAGGACGTGAGCTAACACCCGACACAGAGCCTGGACGTGACTTAATCTTACGCAAGCTCGGCGGCACCCAATCAAGTGGCAAGGTCACAGGTATCTTCTCACCAGCCATCGCTTTTTCGCACAAAAACATGGCCAAAATAAACTCATCGCAGCTGAGACGGCCATCACCATCCACATCAGCCAGCGTCCAGATCTGCGCCAACGTCACCTGTGGCAGTTTGCTCTGCACTAGCACGCCACGTGCCTGAGCTCCAGTCAAGTAGCCGGAACGTGTGCGATCATTGGCATTAAAGACCTGCGTGTATTTCCGCTTCTGTGCCGCCTGTACCGCCCACTCGCCTTGACTGTGAGAAACAGAGAGGGTGGAAAAGACTGCTAACTTATTTGCTCAAGTTTTATGTTATGTAGCAAACTACTTACGGTGATTCAATGGATGGCGCACGTTCCGAAACGGACATGTGACGACTGGGTGGATTGCTTTGTGGTGGCGATACAATTGCTGCGGGCACAGCGGACACAGCTGGCGCAACTACAGGGGGcggcacaacagcagcaactggagttgcaacagcaactggagGCGCTGCTATGGGCGCAGGCACCGCAGTAGCCAGACTCTTAAGCGGATCCATCGGGCTCATGGAGCTAGTCGATCCCCGAGGCGTCATTGTGGGCGTCTGACCACCTACTGGATCCGTTAGAGAGCTAAGCAGTGTAGGTGGCAGGGTCTTGGGCACTTCCAGGCCACGCAGCTTGAGATTGATAAGCTTGCATGCAATGCTAAACTCATTTATGTTCATTTTGCCATCCGAGTCCGTGTCGGCTAAAGCCCTgcatataacaaaaaagataaagatgtaaataatttgtgttCATATCAACAATTCATGCTaaagagcaagcaaaacaaaaaacagcaaattcTTTGCTTATCAGTGAGAGTTGACGCCTCTTTTGGTTTTCATGTTtgtacatacacatgcattgtatatatgtgtaagtGACTCACCATATTTGTCCTAAGATCAGTGGCGGTAGCTGCGACTGCAAAAAGAATCCTTTAGCCTGAGCTCCTGTCACAAAGCCGCCCACGGGCTGCAGCGCTTTGAACTGCTCCTGATACTTGACTCTCTCACGCTGGGTAACCACCCACGCATCAACCGCTGGATTCAtattgaagtttttttttctacttgaGTCACTCTACTTTCGGTTTTTATAGTTATTCTTGCAATATCCTTGTTTTTTGCTGCGTACGTGTGTGCTTCCTTTTCttttcctcttttttttttctttgccgTTCTTTGCTCGCGTTGGCGTATTACTCGTAACCGACTGTGGCTCCCACTCCCCCACAACAAGCTATGCTACTGTTGTGCcagtttgtatgtatatgtgcatgtgtgttttGTTCTTGTTTATAGCTGCGCTCTCTTCGGCCGCTGAGTATACATCAAATACATGTCGTGCTCCTcgactgacacacacacacgtacgcatACACACTCACTCTCGCCTTGCGCTGACTTTGGCTTACGCTCTTTTACTATTGAGTCTCCCACACCACCCACAATTTTTCACAATGGATTTTTATGGTTTACCTAAAATTGCGAATTACAAAACGTTAGTAACATCtcaaaatgcacaaattatgtttaaaatgtataatagtATAAGCTACAACAGgtgtaaaagtaaaagattAACTCATAATATTGGAATTTTCAGTAGTTATCTACTGGCGAACGTATTTGTTTGACCGAAAGTTAACACTCTAAAATCGTATCAGTGTGCATTTAATAATAGTAGATACGTGCAAAATTTAACGCCTACATTTGTCAACTTTAATGTAAtgcgcaaataatttatgcttactTTTCATTTGAACACTAAATTTTTCACaaactttttggtttttatttcttatactATTGCAATTCATCTGCAGCTCGTTGGCAAAAATAGTACATTTTTGTCTTCACAATTACAGAGCACTGTTCAAGCAGTGTTGGAATTTTCTCAATTTTATAGCTAGACTTAGCTATTTTCTGCTGTCGCTCTTTTTCTGCGAGCACGTGTACGAGAAGGTAGTGTTCTGGTAGCAAAATCgtaagaatatataaaaaaatatgtcagAAACTTCAGAAGAGGAGCAAGCAGAGCTACAAACAAGTGAAGAAGAGGATGACGAAGAATTGAGCGGTGCTGAAGACGGCGATGACGCTGCTTCTGATGAAGAAAATGGTTCCGAAGAAGAGGATCAGGCTGAGAGCGACGCTGAGGCAGGCTCTGAACATGAAGGCGACGAAGACAAGCCAGCAGAAAATGAAAAAGCACTAACCTGGAAAGATCTTGTACGCATACAAATAACTCATAAGGTTAAGCATTTTCTTAAACTGTTTTTCAAATGTAGGGTCTGAATGATACGTTGTGCCAGGCGTGCGAGGAACTCAAATGGAAAGCACCTTCTAAGATACAAAAGGAGGCTATACCTGTTGCCTTACAGGGAAAAGATGTAATAGGACTGGCTGAAACAGGTTCGGGCAAAACGGGTGCATTTGCTCTGCCCATATTGCATGCGTTGCTTGAGAATCCGCAGAGATATTTTGCGCTTGTGCTAACGCCAACACGTGAGTTGGCCTTCCAAATTGGAGAACAGTTCGAGGCACTGGGTAAgtgttgcattaaataatgtaATAGAAACAGTTTTGCTTTATACCATGATGTTAAACcctttttgatttttatgtttatataaacgaaaatatgaaattataatttctttattcGTCACTACCTCTGAGTAAAGCTAATGTAACCATATGTTATCCATaccaaaactattttttagtAACATGCAAGTACTTTTACTTACCCAACAGGCGTCGGCATTGGCATCAAGTGCTGTGTCATAGTTGGTGGCATGGACATGGTGGCTCAGGGTCTACAATTGGCTAAAAAGCCACACGTAATAATTGCAACACCCGGTCGTCTAGTGGACCATCTTGAGAACTTAAAAGGCTTCAACTTAAAGGCAATTAAGTACTTGGTTATGGACGAAGCCGATCGCATACTTAACATGGACTTTGAAGTGGAGCTggataaaatattaaaagtgttGCCCCGCGAGCGACGCACATTTCTGTTTAGCGCCACCATGACAAAGAAAGTGAAAAAGCTACAGCGTGCCTCGCTTAAGGATCCCGTCAAGGTGGAGGTGTCCAACAAATATCAGACAGTCGATCAGCTGCAACAGTACTATCTATTCATACCCGTTAAATACAAGGATGTCTACCTGGTGCACATACTCAATGAGCTGGCTGGTAATAGTTTTATGATATTTTGCAGCACCTGCAATAATACTGTAAAGACGGCGTTAATGCTGCGCGCCTTGGGCTTAGCGGCCATACCACTGCATGGACAAATGTCACAGAACAAACGTTTGGCGGCTTTGAATAAATTCAAAGCGAAAAATCGTTCCATTTTAATATCAACCGATGTGGCCTCGCGTGGTTTGGACATACCACATGTAGATGTGGTTATTAACTTTGATATACCGACACATAGTAAGGACTATATACATCGTGTGGGACGCACAGCACGTGCTGGACGCTCGGGTCAAGCCATTACTATGGTTAGTCAATATGACATAGAGTTGTATCAGCGCATAGAGCACTTGCTAGGAAAGCAATTGCCTCTGTACAAATGCGAGGAGGATGAAGTGCTGGCGTTGCAGGAGCGAGTGGCTGAAGCTCAGCGCACTGCAAAACTAGAGCTTAAGGATTTGGAGGATTCCAAGGGCTATAAGGGTGGCAAAAAGCGCGCTGTAGACGTTGATGACTCTGAGCAGTTTACAGGTGCGCGCAAGCGCATGAAGCCAATGGGCAAAGGCAAGAGCCAAAACCACGGCAAAGCAGGCCCAGGCGGCAAAAAGAATTGGAGCAGAGGCAAAAAACGAAATTAATTTCCAAGCTATAGTATATAATaaagtgttattttttttaagtaaataaacaaaactaattttaatatacGCATCTTGTGTTTCAATTATGTAGTAGTAGTTCATTATTGTAAGGTccatacaatttttattgttatgattAGCTTCGTTGTCCACCAGTATATGACAGAATCGATTGAAGTAATTGCAGAGCGGAACTGAGGTTCTCGGTACTTTTGTTGATTGGATAAAACAACAGGTAGTCGCTCGCTTTTTTCACTAGCTCGGGCTGATTGGTGGTCATTGCATTGTGAGCAATGATTGATAAGAATTGTAGAGGCAAGGGAAAGGGTTCGTTGTGCAATAATTGGTCCAGCTGTGGAATGTAGCTGTACCAATCTGCATGTGCTAGGATCAGCAACAACTGATTGGTAGATTTAATATACTTGCAGGCctgctttggctgccacaaatgttgcataaaGTGTCCTGCAGCTGCCTGTGTTGGCATGCCATGCCTTAATAAGCATTGATATAAATCCATAAGAAACGGTGCGCTTAGATCCATATAGAGCGCGCAGTCCTCAACCATTTGCTGCAAGCCCCACAGAAATTGTTTTGCGGAAAAGACATTTGCATACAacataaaaaagtatttaaagagCATGCCATGGCGTAGCACAAAACTATAGCTGTTCAGCAATTCTCTTGTATGCAGCTCACTGAGACATCTCTGCACATAGATCGCGTCATTAAACGTGTGGTTGCAATTCGACTGCTCACAggttttgcttaaatatttccaACAATTGATGCCAAAGAGTGCAGCGTAGATACCTTTGCAAGGTTTTATTGGCAGGTCCgcttctactgctgctgctggtggtgcaaCTGGTAGTGGTTCTGCTAGTGGTGGTGCAACTGgtagtgttgctgctggtggtggtggtgcgaCTGgtaatgctgctgcagctggcgccgGTCGTCGATAAGGTGGCGCAAATATAGGTGCGGGTGCGGCGGGTGTTGCTGTCACACGTCGCTCTATGCAGGCTTGTTGTTGCGTTTGATGTCCATTACCTTTTTTTATCTGTGACGTGGGCCCATTGGTATCCATGCTCTTTATAATATTATCTAGCGGTAAGTAATTTTGTTGCGTTGGCTGCGTCTTAGATATCTTCTGTATGCGAAATTTGGGCATCGTTGTAGGCGCAGTAGGTGTTTTCCTGGCGGACTGTTGTAGAGCTTCAGTCTGAGCAGGTTGTAAATTCTCCTTTATCTTCATCTGTCTACTTAAATTGTCATCAGCTGGTATTATAGCAATAATTTGCCCTTTACTTTGAGGTTCCGCTTGCTTTCTAGCCATTGCTTTGTtgactgctgcagctttagctgtaCTTGGCACAATTTCTTgaggctgctgttgctccttaTTGCTAGCAGTttttaagttatattttttctttgtctGTTTGGCTGCATTGTCATCATCCGAATCGCCCTCCCATGAAGTGTCCATTGAGAGTATATCGCCATCAAGATTCTCGTCATATTCATAGTCCAGCCTATCCAAGTCTATAGGCGTTTTTGATAACTTCTCAAAAAAATGTGTGGTATCCGCAAGCGCATCATCAATTTCAGAAGGCGTTTTGTTACTAAAGCTTTCTATAAAACGATCAATCTCCTCAACGCCAACTGTCTGCTCCACATCCATAAATTGATCAACAATATTATCAGCAAACAATTCAGTCATTTCGTTATCCAACTGCAAGTGGCTTTCGAGTGtcatattttcaaattgcataTTGTTAATTTGATTATCTGCATCCAGCACGTGACTTGTGTTCTTGGGCAAGTGGTTTTCATGTGTTATATTTTCCAATGGcatattgttaattttattatctGCTTCCAGCGAGGGAGTTGCATTCTTGGGCAAGCTCAAATCGTCTGCACTCAATGGCAATTGTATAGGCTTCTCTTTGATCAGTATATTCTCAGTAATCTTCAAATTAATGGGAGTTATTGGGTGAACATGTGCTTCTTTGATTAGTTGCATCTGCATCTGTGGTAACAAAAGGAATTTATTAGCTGGCAATAACTGTAATGAAGCGCAGAATATTTTTACAggtttgcgttttgtttgcgtAATTTTCTTAGGTTTGATATTTATCGCGGGTGCCTTTTCAGTTCCTATTATCTTGATCTCTTTGAAGGGTTTAGATTTTATTTCTACCTTCAGTGGTTCATCTTTTATTTTCTGAGAAATTTAAATGACAAATATTAgcaacatataataataaacactaTTACTTACATTGTCTTTAACCTTAACTTCATCACTGCACTTTTTTATAGGCACTTgatctttattattttgcttttcttttccTTGAGCCGCCTGcgtctcatttttttttttaagtatacGAGGACGACCACGTTTACGTTTAGGAAATTCCGGAACAGTTGTTGGTGACTGTTTACGAAGTGGTGCAGATTTTATAACTTTCTTTATCTCTTCTAATTGAGTTTCCACCTTTTCTATCTTTTCAGGCTGCGGTGGCTTAAAATTTGCCCTCATACGCGCTCGCCACACTGACAAAGGCTCCAAATCGTCGGGAGACGGGGGACGACTTAAGGGCACAGGTTCTTTAGATTTCCTTAGTAGCTCATCTAAACTTTCAGGCTAGAAACACAAGCTGCTTAATCCTAGAATGCAAGTACATCAAACATAAAACTTACCGTATCGAGTCTAACACAGGGCACTGTAATATCCAACATGCATTTCCAAAAGTCATCGAAAATTTCCTGCCATTCCTCTGATGTATATTTATCCTCGCCCTCCGATTGGACAATTtgtgcaaacaattgttgtaTTTCACGGCGCCGCATATTGAACCTGCGAAGATGTTTGTTAGGCGTTCACGATTTTTCTTCAAAAGAAGT
Proteins encoded in this region:
- the LOC108607503 gene encoding intersectin-1 isoform X1, translated to MNPAVDAWVVTQRERVKYQEQFKALQPVGGFVTGAQAKGFFLQSQLPPLILGQIWALADTDSDGKMNINEFSIACKLINLKLRGLEVPKTLPPTLLSSLTDPVGGQTPTMTPRGSTSSMSPMDPLKSLATAVPAPIAAPPVAVATPVAAVVPPPVVAPAVSAVPAAIVSPPQSNPPSRHMSVSERAPSIESPQGEWAVQAAQKRKYTQVFNANDRTRSGYLTGAQARGVLVQSKLPQVTLAQIWTLADVDGDGRLSCDEFILAMFLCEKAMAGEKIPVTLPLDWVPPSLRKIKSRPGSVSGVSSRPGSQPASRHASVSSQGAVMADIDAAAGLPQNSFEDKRKENYEKGKVELDRRRKLIEDQQRKEREERERKEREEVEKREKARLEAERKQQEELERQLQRQREIELEKEEQRKRELEAKEAARKELEKQRQLEWEQARIAEMNAQKQREQERVLKQKAHNTQLNVELSTLNEKIKDLSQKICDTRAGVTNVKSVIDGMRTQRDTSMSEMAQLKARIKEQNAKLLQLTQERSKWDAKSKASGAGLTGDAAQQEQLNAAFAHKQLLIKQIKDKVENIGKEIESKKEDLNSNDVTMTELKGELSALIAKCEELYKEYDVERTSVLELKYNRKNEAASISASSAWDTGSAWGSTAAASVPAAVDAYSSYGLASESSAAVAETAGAAAAAVDDSGPAPEGFVKYRAVYEFTARNAEEITFVPGDIILVPFEQNAEPGWLAGEINGHTGWFPESYVEKLEEEEQSAVPAVAEAAEAVPVADSYNDNSMLPESTTVAAGDIEYYIAAYPYESAEDGDLSFGAGEMVMVIKKEGEWWTGTIGNRTGMFPSNYVQKADVGGTAAVSTSASATEASSAAAAVTETVDQELTYNGSNAAYAVQQPELQEAVQQLQSQPPPQAQPAELEEAPTNEDLDTEVSQINTQSKSQTEPAESYSRPMSRTSSMTPGMRAKRSEIAQVIAPYEATSSEQLSLTRGQLIMIRKKTDSGWWEGELQAKGRRRQIGWFPATYVKVLQGGRNSGRNTPVSGSRIEMTETILDKVIALYPYKAQNDDELSFDKDDIISVLGRDEPEWWRGELNGLSGLFPSNYVGPFVTSGKTAKTNGTKAP
- the LOC108607503 gene encoding intersectin-2 isoform X4, coding for MNPAVDAWVVTQRERVKYQEQFKALQPVGGFVTGAQAKGFFLQSQLPPLILGQIWALADTDSDGKMNINEFSIACKLINLKLRGLEVPKTLPPTLLSSLTDPVGGQTPTMTPRGSTSSMSPMDPLKSLATAVPAPIAAPPVAVATPVAAVVPPPVVAPAVSAVPAAIVSPPQSNPPSRHMSVSERAPSIESPQGEWAVQAAQKRKYTQVFNANDRTRSGYLTGAQARGVLVQSKLPQVTLAQIWTLADVDGDGRLSCDEFILAMFLCEKAMAGEKIPVTLPLDWVPPSLRKIKSRPGSVSGVSSRPGSQPASRHASVSSQGAVMADIDAAAGLPQNSFEDKRKENYEKGKVELDRRRKLIEDQQRKEREERERKEREEVEKREKARLEAERKQQEELERQLQRQREIELEKEEQRKRELEAKEAARKELEKQRQLEWEQARIAEMNAQKQREQERVLKQKAHNTQLNVELSTLNEKIKDLSQKICDTRAGVTNVKSVIDGMRTQRDTSMSEMAQLKARIKEQNAKLLQLTQERSKWDAKSKASGAGLTGDAAQQEQLNAAFAHKQLLIKQIKDKVENIGKEIESKKEDLNSNDVTMTELKGELSALIAKCEELYKEYDVERTSVLELKYNRKNEAASISASSAWDTGSAWGSTAAASVPAAVDAYSSYGLASESSAAVAETAGAAAAAVDDSGPAPEGFVKYRAVYEFTARNAEEITFVPGDIILVPFEQNAEPGWLAGEINGHTGWFPESYVEKLEEEEQSAVPAVAEAAEAVPVADSYNDNSMLPESTTVAAGDIEYYIAAYPYESAEDGDLSFGAGEMVMVIKKEGEWWTGTIGNRTGMFPSNYVQKADVGGTAAVSTSASATEASSAAAAVTETVDQGMRAKRSEIAQVIAPYEATSSEQLSLTRGQLIMIRKKTDSGWWEGELQAKGRRRQIGWFPATYVKVLQGGRNSGRNTPVSGSRIEMTETILDKVIALYPYKAQNDDELSFDKDDIISVLGRDEPEWWRGELNGLSGLFPSNYVGPFVTSGKTAKTNGTKAP
- the LOC108607503 gene encoding intersectin-1 isoform X3 encodes the protein MNPAVDAWVVTQRERVKYQEQFKALQPVGGFVTGAQAKGFFLQSQLPPLILGQIWALADTDSDGKMNINEFSIACKLINLKLRGLEVPKTLPPTLLSSLTDPVGGQTPTMTPRGSTSSMSPMDPLKSLATAVPAPIAAPPVAVATPVAAVVPPPVVAPAVSAVPAAIVSPPQSNPPSRHMSVSERAPSIESPQGEWAVQAAQKRKYTQVFNANDRTRSGYLTGAQARGVLVQSKLPQVTLAQIWTLADVDGDGRLSCDEFILAMFLCEKAMAGEKIPVTLPLDWVPPSLRKIKSRPGSVSGVSSRPGSQPASRHASVSSQGAVMADIDAAAGLPQNSFEDKRKENYEKGKVELDRRRKLIEDQQRKEREERERKEREEVEKREKARLEAERKQQEELERQLQRQREIELEKEEQRKRELEAKEAARKELEKQRQLEWEQARIAEMNAQKQREQERVLKQKAHNTQLNVELSTLNEKIKDLSQKICDTRAGVTNVKSVIDGMRTQRDTSMSEMAQLKARIKEQNAKLLQLTQERSKWDAKSKASGAGLTGDAAQQEQLNAAFAHKQLLIKQIKDKVENIGKEIESKKEDLNSNDVTMTELKGELSALIAKCEELYKEYDVERTSVLELKYNRKNEAASISASSAWDTGSAWGSTAAASVPAAVDAYSSYGLASESSAAVAETAGAAAAAVDDSGPAPEGFVKYRAVYEFTARNAEEITFVPGDIILVPFEQNAEPGWLAGEINGHTGWFPESYVEKLEEEEQSAVPAVAEAAEAVPVADSYNDNSMLPESTTVAAGDIEYYIAAYPYESAEDGDLSFGAGEMVMVIKKEGEWWTGTIGNRTGMFPSNYVQKADVGGTAAVSTSASATEASSAAAAVTETVDQELTYNGSNAAYAVQQPELQEAVQQLQSQPPPQAQPAELEEAPTNEDLDTEVSQINTQSKSQTEPAESYSRPMSRTSSMTPGMRAKRSEIAQVIAPYEATSSEQLSLTRGQLIMIRKKTDSGWWEGELQAKGRRRQIGWFPATYVKVLQGGRNSGRNTPVSGSRIEMTETILDKVIALYPYKAQNDDELSFDKDDIISVLGRDEPEWWRGELNGLSGLFPSNYVGPFVTSGNV
- the LOC108607503 gene encoding intersectin-1 isoform X2, with product MNPAVDAWVVTQRERVKYQEQFKALQPVGGFVTGAQAKGFFLQSQLPPLILGQIWALADTDSDGKMNINEFSIACKLINLKLRGLEVPKTLPPTLLSSLTDPVGGQTPTMTPRGSTSSMSPMDPLKSLATAVPAPIAAPPVAVATPVAAVVPPPVVAPAVSAVPAAIVSPPQSNPPSRHMSVSERAPSIESPQGEWAVQAAQKRKYTQVFNANDRTRSGYLTGAQARGVLVQSKLPQVTLAQIWTLADVDGDGRLSCDEFILAMFLCEKAMAGEKIPVTLPLDWVPPSLRKIKSRPGSVSGVSSRPGSQPASRHASVSSQGAVMADIDAAAGLPQNSFEDKRKENYEKGKVELDRRRKLIEDQQRKEREERERKEREEVEKREKARLEAERKQQEELERQLQRQREIELEKEEQRKRELEAKEAARKELEKQRQLEWEQARIAEMNAQKQREQERVLKQKAHNTQLNVELSTLNEKIKDLSQKICDTRAGVTNVKSVIDGMRTQRDTSMSEMAQLKARIKEQNAKLLQLTQERSKWDAKSKASGAGLTGDAAQQEQLNAAFAHKQLLIKQIKDKVENIGKEIESKKEDLNSNDVTMTELKGELSALIAKCEELYKEYDVERTSVLELKYNRKNEAASISASSAWDTGSAWGSTAAASVPAAVDAYSSYGLASESSAAVAETAGAAAAAVDDSGPAPEGFVKYRAVYEFTARNAEEITFVPGDIILVPFEQNAEPGWLAGEINGHTGWFPESYVEKLEEEEQSAVPAVAEAAEAVPVADSYNDNSMLPESTTVAAGDIEYYIAAYPYESAEDGDLSFGAGEMVMVIKKEGEWWTGTIGNRTGMFPSNYVQKADVGGTAAVSTSASATEASSAAAAVTETVDQELTYNGSNAAYAVQQPELQEAVQQLQSQPPPQAQPAELEEAPTNEDLDTEVSQINTQSKSQTEPAESYSRPMSRTSSMTPGMRAKRSEIAQVIAPYEATSSEQLSLTRGQLIMIRKKTDSGWWEGELQAKGRRRQIGWFPATYVKVLQGGRNSGRNTPVSGSRIEMTETILDKVIALYPYKAQNDDELSFDKDDIISVLGRDEPEWWRGELNGLSGLFPSNYVGPFVTSVSILIAI
- the LOC108607505 gene encoding probable ATP-dependent RNA helicase DDX47; this translates as MSETSEEEQAELQTSEEEDDEELSGAEDGDDAASDEENGSEEEDQAESDAEAGSEHEGDEDKPAENEKALTWKDLGLNDTLCQACEELKWKAPSKIQKEAIPVALQGKDVIGLAETGSGKTGAFALPILHALLENPQRYFALVLTPTRELAFQIGEQFEALGVGIGIKCCVIVGGMDMVAQGLQLAKKPHVIIATPGRLVDHLENLKGFNLKAIKYLVMDEADRILNMDFEVELDKILKVLPRERRTFLFSATMTKKVKKLQRASLKDPVKVEVSNKYQTVDQLQQYYLFIPVKYKDVYLVHILNELAGNSFMIFCSTCNNTVKTALMLRALGLAAIPLHGQMSQNKRLAALNKFKAKNRSILISTDVASRGLDIPHVDVVINFDIPTHSKDYIHRVGRTARAGRSGQAITMVSQYDIELYQRIEHLLGKQLPLYKCEEDEVLALQERVAEAQRTAKLELKDLEDSKGYKGGKKRAVDVDDSEQFTGARKRMKPMGKGKSQNHGKAGPGGKKNWSRGKKRN